The proteins below are encoded in one region of Desulfobacterales bacterium:
- a CDS encoding DUF2156 domain-containing protein has translation MPMFDFSSKVMNPGDVMQGTYRLPSTAKRAMPTTEARGFSLDERMEYLRAYGSHCMSSSLLQPGMEYFDMPGKGFIAYRSKWGAKMTLADPVCDEKDRETLIGEFLSRYRNVGFVQITEPVAELMNQAFGFYATQFGIETVVDLENWTLSGKKKQVLRTAVNQARKKGVAIREGSNDTNYRELSDQWITTRKIKNREIGFLIRPMEMDHQPDTRKFFAYINDELIGFIFFDPVYKDGEIISYVPNISRFSNSFRQGIFYSIMTYAMEKFKSEGIKELNLGLSILILNDDDRPHESRVLKNIERLIYRYGNFIYSFKGIEFTKSRFQGRTNRFYCAHKGFLPAIKLISVFKLANVF, from the coding sequence ATGCCGATGTTTGATTTTTCGTCAAAAGTCATGAATCCGGGTGATGTTATGCAGGGCACGTATCGCCTGCCGTCAACGGCAAAAAGGGCCATGCCAACCACAGAAGCGAGGGGGTTCAGCCTTGATGAGCGGATGGAATATCTGCGGGCATACGGCAGCCACTGCATGTCGTCCTCATTGCTTCAGCCGGGAATGGAATATTTTGACATGCCGGGCAAGGGCTTTATCGCGTATCGGTCTAAATGGGGGGCCAAGATGACGCTGGCCGACCCGGTCTGCGATGAGAAGGACCGGGAGACCCTGATCGGCGAATTTCTGTCCCGCTATCGGAATGTCGGGTTTGTGCAGATTACGGAACCGGTGGCCGAGTTGATGAATCAGGCGTTTGGCTTCTATGCCACCCAGTTTGGCATTGAAACCGTGGTGGACCTGGAAAACTGGACCCTGTCCGGCAAAAAAAAGCAGGTTCTCAGAACCGCGGTCAATCAAGCCCGCAAAAAGGGCGTGGCGATCCGGGAAGGCAGCAATGACACCAATTACCGTGAACTCTCCGATCAATGGATAACGACGCGAAAAATAAAAAACCGGGAAATCGGGTTTTTGATCCGGCCCATGGAAATGGATCATCAGCCGGATACGCGCAAATTTTTTGCCTATATAAATGATGAGCTCATCGGGTTCATCTTTTTTGACCCGGTTTACAAGGACGGGGAAATTATCAGCTATGTCCCCAATATATCAAGATTTTCGAATTCATTCCGGCAGGGGATCTTTTACTCGATTATGACTTACGCAATGGAGAAATTTAAGTCCGAGGGCATCAAAGAACTTAATCTGGGGCTTTCCATATTGATCTTAAATGACGACGACAGGCCCCATGAATCCCGGGTGTTAAAGAACATTGAGCGGCTGATATACAGGTACGGCAATTTTATTTATAGTTTTAAGGGTATTGAATTTACCAAATCCCGGTTTCAGGGGCGGACAAACCGGTTCTACTGCGCCCATAAGGGCTTTCTGCCGGCGATAAAACTGATCTCGGTTTTCAAACTGGCCAATGTCTTCTGA
- a CDS encoding SDR family oxidoreductase: MKYFVTGITGTVVPVIIEKLMTKDPEPQFYFAIRNGSNGETIQARFDKLVQAMDMDRAARAKLSARSKLVEIDVKKERLGIAPDVYQELVENTEKILHGAADVRFDQPYDSIRIPNVEFTEKIYGLFDAIKQYRRSAGLTEATLYYIGTGYSYGIYKKPIPEDFPEFHPGEPDNTYARTKAEAKRFMLDKINEFNDRIVIFEPTIIGGSARTGKTRAYNLHYTVMMLGYLGKLPFLTTPNNTLDIVPVDWVAAVVSDIMAKDEFHQGSLRLASGDEAISIRTLHDVGYDYYVKNDPVPGHVIPKIRFVPHWAFLSLVLLQKSAYRALYWVSRNKRYRKLIKGISLLEGYFPYITGYKKFENAGSLALIEKYTDCTKAPPLQDIYDENGNLVEKGYLEKIMADTLDTGWGGLVDFERLERKTAAYKSPEAAYSTSRK, from the coding sequence ATGAAATATTTCGTAACCGGCATCACCGGCACTGTGGTCCCTGTGATCATCGAAAAATTAATGACAAAAGATCCGGAACCGCAATTTTATTTTGCCATCCGAAACGGGTCGAACGGGGAAACGATTCAGGCCCGCTTTGACAAGCTGGTCCAGGCAATGGACATGGACCGGGCTGCCCGGGCAAAGCTCTCCGCACGCTCCAAACTGGTTGAAATTGATGTGAAAAAAGAGCGGCTGGGCATCGCTCCGGATGTTTATCAGGAGCTTGTTGAAAACACGGAAAAGATCCTTCACGGTGCGGCCGACGTGCGGTTTGACCAGCCCTATGACAGCATCCGGATTCCCAATGTGGAATTTACCGAAAAAATATACGGGCTGTTTGATGCGATTAAGCAGTATCGAAGATCCGCGGGCTTAACAGAGGCCACATTATATTACATCGGCACCGGCTATTCGTACGGTATTTACAAAAAGCCTATCCCCGAAGATTTTCCGGAGTTTCATCCGGGAGAACCGGACAACACCTATGCCCGGACCAAGGCTGAGGCCAAGCGGTTCATGCTGGACAAAATCAATGAATTCAACGACCGGATCGTGATTTTTGAGCCCACGATCATCGGCGGGTCCGCCAGAACCGGCAAGACCCGGGCCTACAATCTGCATTATACAGTCATGATGCTTGGCTACCTGGGCAAACTCCCCTTCCTCACCACCCCCAACAACACTTTAGATATAGTCCCCGTGGATTGGGTGGCGGCGGTGGTCTCGGATATCATGGCAAAAGACGAGTTCCACCAGGGGAGCCTGCGGCTGGCCAGCGGCGATGAGGCGATCAGTATCCGGACCCTGCATGACGTGGGCTATGATTACTATGTGAAAAATGATCCTGTTCCGGGTCACGTCATACCAAAAATTAGGTTTGTGCCGCACTGGGCCTTCCTGTCCTTGGTGCTGCTCCAGAAATCCGCCTACCGGGCCCTGTATTGGGTCTCCCGAAATAAGCGCTACCGGAAATTGATCAAGGGGATCAGCCTGCTGGAGGGGTATTTCCCTTATATTACCGGCTACAAAAAATTTGAAAACGCCGGGAGCCTGGCCCTTATCGAAAAATACACGGACTGCACCAAGGCGCCCCCGCTCCAGGATATTTATGATGAAAACGGCAATCTGGTTGAAAAAGGGTATTTGGAAAAGATTATGGCAGACACCCTGGATACCGGCTGGGGCGGACTGGTCGATTTTGAGCGCCTGGAGAGAAAGACCGCGGCGTACAAAAGTCCCGAGGCGGCATATAGTACGTCCCGCAAATAA
- a CDS encoding DNA methyltransferase — protein sequence MKAEKKWIDLGWRHPLWNIIRMIPPENKTNIKKDFEHNLKRSGKIEFEGHEPLIINDEIIELYSEYQRTQGELFQIAFEKLRDEDEAVDYCEKNCFPVKKTETRNKTHHQSSAAMVSAVTSIAENVCSTIGLPINSNPQGRCAWHHKNEILVSGRNLDGAIPSLINPEIIWEIKEYWGKTQGGSKMSDALYECHLIGLELRDYEERVNQKINHIVFLDGKAQWSSRRSDLRRFIDIMNQGLIDYLIIGKEVENDWEEILEQILTNNFSGSYPKIKPKISDNDCIEPENVLSKGMFHCLFPQNVVLTPQLNEVYELALAYYESRILSEEELIQNGAYFSRIGDQFTNHYLMCTGESVRLPHYSSSRLKSFFQKNQFRTGYATHGLFPYRGKFHPQMIKALINVMGLKAGDTVLDPMMGSGTVPIEASLMGIRSIGIDASPFCRFMTQVKYNSLTLPTTPLDRAIEKTKKLFEIFSDFANQSDQTSKTESGTHSVLPAQQSLMAEKENTLNQVANLIGDDLPEIFDFLFLAYLDSAGYAERSKKKSPLTLFQAILERYVFVVKKIQDVMHNFNLTPSTALILEGDSRHMAIEDCSTDGIIFSPPYSFAINYLENDAYHLNCIGADIDQLKERMIGLRGKTVKEKYESYIEDMDKLLSECARVLKPSCFCTMVIGTNDNQLSKALGIPKEKVKGLHKIIVELASNHGFTTVRTLARQISGISNTMRNEYILFLKLKDS from the coding sequence ATGAAAGCTGAAAAAAAATGGATCGATTTAGGGTGGCGCCACCCCTTGTGGAACATTATAAGAATGATCCCACCTGAGAACAAAACAAATATTAAAAAAGATTTTGAGCATAATCTCAAAAGATCCGGAAAAATTGAATTTGAGGGGCACGAACCGCTAATAATCAATGACGAGATTATTGAGTTATATTCTGAATATCAAAGAACACAAGGCGAGCTATTTCAAATTGCCTTTGAAAAACTCCGTGATGAAGATGAGGCGGTGGATTATTGCGAAAAGAATTGTTTCCCGGTAAAAAAAACAGAAACTAGAAATAAAACTCATCATCAATCCTCTGCAGCAATGGTTTCTGCGGTTACTTCTATTGCAGAAAATGTTTGTTCAACAATCGGCTTGCCAATCAATTCTAATCCCCAAGGTCGATGTGCGTGGCATCACAAAAATGAAATACTTGTTTCAGGAAGAAACCTCGATGGCGCAATACCTTCTTTAATTAATCCAGAAATAATTTGGGAAATAAAAGAATATTGGGGGAAAACCCAAGGTGGCAGCAAAATGAGTGACGCGTTATACGAATGCCACCTTATCGGATTGGAACTGAGGGATTACGAAGAAAGGGTGAACCAAAAAATTAACCATATTGTTTTCCTTGATGGAAAAGCGCAATGGAGCAGCAGGAGATCAGATCTCAGGCGGTTTATCGATATCATGAACCAGGGATTGATCGATTATTTGATTATTGGAAAAGAGGTTGAAAATGATTGGGAAGAAATACTTGAACAAATTTTAACAAATAATTTCTCGGGTTCTTATCCAAAAATAAAACCAAAAATTAGTGATAATGATTGCATAGAGCCCGAAAACGTCCTCTCCAAAGGCATGTTTCATTGCCTTTTTCCGCAGAATGTGGTTCTCACGCCACAACTAAATGAAGTATATGAACTTGCCCTCGCATATTACGAAAGCAGAATATTAAGCGAAGAAGAACTCATTCAAAATGGCGCATATTTTTCCCGCATCGGGGATCAGTTCACCAATCATTACCTTATGTGCACCGGCGAATCCGTCCGCCTGCCTCATTATTCCTCATCCCGCCTGAAATCCTTTTTTCAAAAGAATCAGTTCAGAACGGGCTATGCGACACATGGATTGTTTCCTTACAGGGGAAAATTTCATCCCCAAATGATTAAAGCCCTGATAAACGTCATGGGCTTAAAAGCCGGTGATACCGTATTGGATCCCATGATGGGATCAGGCACCGTTCCCATAGAAGCCAGCCTTATGGGAATCAGATCAATCGGAATCGATGCCAGCCCTTTTTGCCGGTTCATGACCCAAGTAAAATACAATTCACTAACCCTGCCCACCACCCCCTTGGATCGCGCAATAGAGAAAACCAAAAAACTGTTTGAAATTTTTTCTGATTTTGCAAATCAATCCGATCAGACCAGCAAAACAGAAAGTGGGACACATTCTGTTTTACCTGCACAGCAATCCCTTATGGCTGAAAAAGAGAATACTCTAAATCAGGTAGCCAACCTTATCGGCGATGACCTGCCGGAAATTTTTGATTTTTTATTTTTGGCATACCTGGACAGCGCTGGATATGCCGAAAGAAGCAAGAAAAAATCACCTTTGACCTTATTTCAGGCTATTCTTGAACGCTATGTTTTTGTAGTTAAAAAAATTCAAGATGTGATGCACAATTTCAATCTCACCCCTTCAACCGCCCTGATATTGGAAGGGGATTCCCGTCATATGGCGATCGAGGATTGCAGCACAGACGGCATAATATTTTCACCCCCGTACAGCTTTGCCATCAATTACCTGGAAAATGATGCGTACCACCTCAATTGTATAGGGGCAGATATTGATCAACTCAAAGAACGGATGATAGGGCTTCGGGGAAAAACCGTAAAAGAAAAATATGAATCATACATTGAAGATATGGATAAGCTTCTTTCAGAATGCGCCCGCGTGTTAAAACCCTCCTGTTTTTGCACGATGGTTATTGGCACCAATGATAATCAATTGAGCAAAGCGCTCGGGATTCCAAAGGAAAAAGTAAAAGGACTTCATAAAATTATTGTTGAACTTGCTTCAAACCATGGATTCACAACTGTCAGGACGCTTGCGCGGCAGATTTCTGGAATATCCAATACGATGAGGAATGAATATATCCTTTTTCTAAAGTTAAAGGATTCATAA
- a CDS encoding helix-turn-helix transcriptional regulator codes for MKPEIAFGLTLRHYRKKIKLSQEKLAQESGLDRSYISLLERGLRQPSLISILKLSKALKVSPTAIISKVETYLNEN; via the coding sequence TTGAAGCCGGAAATTGCCTTTGGCCTGACCTTACGCCATTATAGAAAAAAAATAAAACTTTCCCAAGAAAAGCTTGCCCAGGAGAGCGGTTTGGACAGGAGCTATATTTCTTTGTTGGAAAGAGGCCTGAGGCAGCCTTCGTTGATCAGCATTTTGAAACTCTCCAAGGCTTTGAAAGTTTCACCGACTGCTATCATTTCAAAAGTTGAGACCTACCTCAATGAAAATTAA
- a CDS encoding site-specific DNA-methyltransferase, whose protein sequence is MKGLFFEALGIKSKDGQSAQKFARQVGMPLERLRYFNDNNKLPTGSDMKLIYNATGINKEELMLKMGLLDSRLSSVLRKNADQIYSLISSQVESENERLPMPAPVYETGLGRLYQGDSLDLMKNIDDDTIDLIFADPPFNLKKLYPSNIDDDLKSDQYLMWCERWAEECIRILKPGGSLFIWNLPKWNTYMSAYLNDRLTFRHWIAVDIKYSLPIKGRLYPSHYSLLYYCKGDKPNRFHPDRLPMSICPHCSGDLKDYGGYKHKMNPDGVNLTDVWLDIPPVRHKKYKRRNGSNELSIKLLDRIIELGSDSGDLVFDPFGGSGTTYAVSEIKNRRWIGMEIGPVEDIVTRLENINEDRTYLSKIRQNINCLISNEDLEKRIENSWWTPASVRKKVKERMGYKT, encoded by the coding sequence ATGAAGGGCTTATTTTTTGAAGCGCTCGGAATAAAAAGTAAGGACGGTCAATCCGCACAAAAATTTGCTCGGCAGGTGGGGATGCCTTTGGAAAGGCTAAGGTATTTTAACGATAATAATAAACTTCCCACCGGGAGTGATATGAAACTCATATATAATGCCACCGGTATAAATAAGGAAGAGCTGATGCTTAAAATGGGGCTGCTTGACAGCCGGCTTTCTTCTGTACTTCGAAAGAACGCAGATCAGATCTATTCTCTCATCAGCTCCCAGGTCGAAAGCGAAAATGAAAGGCTCCCGATGCCTGCTCCGGTATATGAGACAGGCTTGGGAAGATTATACCAAGGCGACAGTTTGGACCTGATGAAAAATATCGATGATGACACCATTGATCTAATATTTGCTGACCCTCCATTTAATTTAAAAAAACTTTACCCCTCAAATATAGATGACGATTTAAAAAGTGACCAGTATCTCATGTGGTGCGAAAGATGGGCTGAGGAATGTATCCGTATACTGAAACCGGGGGGAAGCCTATTTATCTGGAATTTGCCGAAATGGAATACATATATGTCCGCCTACTTAAATGATAGGCTGACATTCCGGCATTGGATTGCCGTGGATATCAAGTATAGCTTGCCAATTAAAGGCCGGCTTTATCCATCTCATTATTCCCTTTTATATTATTGTAAAGGGGATAAGCCCAACCGGTTTCATCCGGATCGTTTGCCTATGAGTATTTGCCCGCACTGTTCCGGCGATTTGAAGGATTATGGGGGATATAAGCATAAAATGAATCCGGATGGCGTTAATTTAACTGATGTTTGGTTGGATATCCCGCCTGTCAGGCATAAAAAATACAAAAGAAGAAATGGCTCGAATGAACTTTCAATTAAACTTTTAGACCGTATTATCGAGTTGGGCTCGGACAGCGGTGATTTGGTATTTGACCCCTTTGGTGGATCAGGAACAACCTATGCTGTCTCGGAAATAAAAAACCGCCGCTGGATCGGTATGGAGATTGGTCCTGTTGAAGACATTGTGACTCGACTTGAAAATATTAATGAAGATCGAACTTATCTGAGTAAGATAAGACAAAATATTAATTGTCTAATTTCAAATGAAGACTTGGAAAAAAGAATAGAGAATAGTTGGTGGACGCCAGCTTCGGTAAGAAAAAAGGTAAAAGAAAGGATGGGGTATAAAACTTGA
- a CDS encoding EamA family transporter, translated as MRNDSKWLPVIGLGVLACIWGYNWVVMKTALAFCGPFAFGAMRALIGSGVLFLVAAYSGRGLSPGSLPGVFLLGLLQTSGFFGFSIWALVSGGAGKTAVLVYTMPFWLIVFAWLLLDERMRRGQWLAAGLAFVGLICLFHPWQTHPYLASTVLACLAGFSWALAGVWNKCFRSLVQVDLIALNAWQLMIGAVPLLLIAVFVESRPIAWTPYFIAAVIYNAVLATAVAWTLWFFALQKMPAGMAGLGTLATPVLGVLAAWLQLGEVPLFWEGVGMVLIFCGLAILSGIGLLAARKAL; from the coding sequence ATGAGAAATGACAGCAAATGGCTTCCGGTAATCGGCCTGGGCGTTCTCGCCTGCATCTGGGGCTATAATTGGGTCGTGATGAAAACCGCGCTGGCTTTTTGCGGGCCGTTTGCCTTCGGCGCTATGCGCGCGTTGATCGGAAGTGGCGTGCTGTTTCTGGTGGCCGCCTATTCCGGCCGGGGGCTCTCACCCGGGTCATTGCCCGGGGTTTTTCTTTTGGGGCTTTTGCAGACAAGCGGATTTTTCGGTTTCTCTATCTGGGCACTGGTCAGCGGCGGGGCCGGGAAAACAGCGGTGTTGGTCTATACGATGCCGTTTTGGCTTATTGTGTTTGCCTGGCTGCTTCTGGACGAGCGCATGCGTCGCGGGCAGTGGCTGGCTGCCGGGCTCGCCTTTGTTGGGCTTATCTGTCTGTTCCATCCCTGGCAGACCCATCCGTATCTCGCAAGTACGGTCCTGGCCTGTCTGGCCGGATTTTCCTGGGCGCTTGCCGGAGTTTGGAACAAGTGTTTCCGGTCACTCGTGCAGGTGGATCTAATTGCTTTAAACGCTTGGCAATTAATGATTGGAGCGGTGCCGCTGCTCTTAATCGCGGTGTTCGTTGAATCCCGGCCGATTGCCTGGACGCCGTATTTTATAGCCGCCGTGATCTACAACGCCGTTTTGGCCACGGCCGTGGCGTGGACCTTGTGGTTTTTCGCCCTGCAGAAGATGCCCGCCGGCATGGCCGGACTCGGGACCCTGGCCACCCCGGTGCTGGGGGTGCTCGCCGCCTGGCTCCAGTTGGGTGAAGTGCCTCTGTTCTGGGAGGGGGTGGGTATGGTGTTGATTTTTTGCGGGCTGGCCATTCTAAGCGGCATCGGCCTGCTTGCCGCCCGCAAGGCACTATAA
- a CDS encoding gamma carbonic anhydrase family protein, with protein sequence MEQRNSGGALGPDIHESAFIAEGARIYGEVVIAAGASVWFNAVLRGDEGRIEIGKDTNVQDNVVIHSDMEAGVVIGERVTVGHGAVVRGCRIAADVMIGMHATIMSHVEIGEHSIVGANAFIPYHKSFPPRSLIMGAPAKAVRELTEDELGFNQVAIDIYKDLVKRYQMGEITGVSGRKPAGGL encoded by the coding sequence ATGGAACAGCGCAATAGCGGCGGCGCCTTAGGGCCTGATATCCATGAATCCGCATTTATCGCAGAAGGCGCCCGGATTTACGGGGAGGTGGTTATTGCCGCAGGGGCGAGTGTCTGGTTTAATGCGGTATTGCGGGGCGACGAGGGACGGATTGAGATTGGCAAAGATACCAATGTCCAGGATAATGTTGTCATTCACAGCGATATGGAAGCCGGGGTTGTCATTGGTGAGCGCGTTACGGTGGGCCACGGCGCGGTGGTCCGGGGCTGCCGGATCGCAGCGGATGTGATGATCGGTATGCATGCAACCATCATGTCGCATGTGGAGATCGGCGAACATAGCATCGTCGGAGCCAATGCCTTCATCCCCTATCACAAATCGTTTCCACCCCGGTCCTTGATTATGGGAGCCCCGGCCAAAGCGGTGCGGGAGCTGACCGAGGATGAACTCGGATTCAATCAGGTGGCCATCGATATCTACAAGGATTTGGTCAAGCGGTATCAGATGGGCGAAATCACCGGCGTTTCAGGTAGAAAACCGGCGGGCGGATTATAA
- a CDS encoding hemolysin III family protein, translated as MSSQNRSAHTEKEPPKYGLGEEIVNSVTHGVGAVLAVIGLIMLILYAGNYRDIWRVVGFSVFGASLFMLYLSSTLYHAFPNGRIKHFLRLMDHSAIFMLIAGTYTPVLLVAMRGPWGWTLFGLIWTLALVGLIFELAFLGRFKKISLAIYIGMGWLAVIAVKPMLTMLPEGLLIYIVAGGLLYTTGIVFYVSKRLPYHHAIWHVFVLAGSVLHFLGLLFYLPYGGVG; from the coding sequence ATGAGTTCCCAGAATCGATCCGCCCATACGGAAAAAGAGCCACCGAAATACGGCCTTGGCGAGGAGATCGTCAACAGCGTCACCCATGGGGTCGGGGCGGTCCTGGCTGTTATCGGACTGATTATGCTGATCCTTTACGCCGGCAACTATCGGGATATCTGGCGGGTGGTGGGCTTTTCAGTATTCGGGGCGTCCCTGTTCATGCTTTATCTCTCATCCACCCTGTATCACGCGTTTCCCAACGGCCGGATCAAGCACTTTCTGCGCTTAATGGATCATTCCGCCATTTTTATGCTGATCGCCGGCACCTATACACCGGTTCTGCTGGTAGCCATGCGGGGCCCATGGGGATGGACACTCTTTGGGCTGATCTGGACCCTGGCGCTGGTTGGGCTGATCTTTGAGTTGGCGTTTCTGGGCCGGTTTAAAAAAATATCGCTGGCCATCTACATCGGCATGGGCTGGCTGGCGGTGATTGCCGTCAAGCCGATGCTCACCATGCTGCCTGAGGGGCTGCTGATCTATATTGTTGCCGGCGGACTGCTCTATACCACGGGGATTGTTTTCTATGTCAGCAAGCGCCTGCCTTATCACCATGCCATTTGGCATGTCTTTGTCCTGGCGGGCAGCGTGCTGCATTTTCTGGGTCTGCTGTTTTATCTGCCCTATGGCGGGGTGGGATAG
- a CDS encoding iron-containing alcohol dehydrogenase — protein MIWTVKKKMYRAQHGVMKVVAGVFPFPVPALLTGPGSVGQLAENIKIRGLKHVLVVTDRILMDLKLPEGLLSALTANGVEYTIFDEVQPNPTIENVEEGRKLYKENKCDSIVGFGGGSPIDCAKIIGARISNPYLSVRRMKGMFRVFLPIPPFFAVPTTAGTGSETTVAAVISDPDTHEKFSVNDFKLIPKIAVLDPELMVGLPPHITATTGMDALTHAVEAYIGVNGNRFTDENAEKATQLIFENLETAYKEGANLEARHNMALASFYAGTAFTRAYVGYVHAIAHNMGGLYGVAHGLANAIILPHVLDFCRKDAEQKLARLAIAGGIGNPDESEEALSHRFIEKIKTMNKNMGLPDYIKELKEEDIPLIARRALDEAHPDYPVPRIMTRKECEDLIQRLLP, from the coding sequence ATGATCTGGACAGTAAAGAAAAAAATGTATCGGGCCCAGCACGGGGTGATGAAAGTCGTTGCCGGGGTTTTTCCCTTTCCGGTGCCGGCGCTTTTGACCGGACCGGGCAGTGTGGGGCAGCTGGCTGAAAACATAAAAATCCGGGGCTTAAAGCATGTGCTGGTGGTAACAGACCGGATCCTGATGGATTTGAAGCTGCCGGAAGGATTGCTCTCCGCCCTTACGGCAAACGGGGTGGAGTACACCATTTTTGATGAGGTGCAGCCCAATCCCACCATTGAAAATGTGGAGGAGGGCCGGAAGCTCTACAAGGAGAACAAGTGCGACAGTATTGTCGGCTTTGGGGGCGGCTCCCCCATTGACTGCGCCAAGATTATCGGGGCAAGAATCTCCAATCCCTATTTAAGCGTCCGGAGAATGAAGGGCATGTTTCGGGTGTTTCTGCCGATTCCGCCCTTTTTTGCCGTGCCCACCACCGCGGGGACCGGCTCTGAAACTACTGTTGCCGCGGTCATTAGCGATCCGGATACCCATGAAAAGTTTTCGGTTAATGACTTTAAGCTGATCCCCAAAATTGCGGTCCTGGATCCGGAACTCATGGTGGGGCTGCCGCCGCATATTACCGCCACGACCGGCATGGATGCCCTGACCCATGCGGTTGAGGCCTATATCGGAGTAAACGGCAACAGGTTTACGGATGAAAATGCCGAAAAAGCGACCCAGTTGATATTTGAAAACCTTGAAACCGCCTATAAGGAAGGGGCCAACCTTGAAGCCAGACATAACATGGCCCTGGCTTCTTTTTATGCAGGCACCGCCTTTACCCGGGCGTATGTGGGGTATGTGCACGCGATCGCCCATAACATGGGCGGCCTCTATGGGGTTGCCCACGGACTGGCCAATGCGATTATCCTTCCCCATGTCCTCGATTTTTGTCGAAAAGATGCCGAGCAAAAACTGGCCCGCCTGGCGATTGCGGGCGGCATCGGCAACCCGGACGAATCCGAGGAAGCGCTTTCCCACCGGTTTATCGAAAAAATAAAAACCATGAACAAAAATATGGGTCTTCCGGATTATATAAAGGAGCTTAAGGAAGAAGATATTCCCTTGATCGCCAGGCGCGCTCTGGATGAGGCCCATCCCGACTATCCGGTGCCCAGGATCATGACCCGGAAGGAATGCGAGGACCTGATCCAAAGACTCCTGCCCTGA
- a CDS encoding FAD-binding oxidoreductase has translation MADYREKSWWLETLSEDIHPNAALAQKEKADVVIIGGGYTGLSTAYHLKKFQPDMDVRLLESDICGYGASGRNGGFSMTLFGLTKGITKFRFDDEKAKSAHIYMQNAVDYLHEVITGNQIDCDYERTGYLLVGTSPAQVKRVEHDFKIMEEWGLGGVERWDRARLAEEFNTDYYKLGWFEPRCGILNPAKLARGLKCLAEDQGVIIYEDSPVKSFNRKTAGGFVVKTKTGEIESEYLVLAINAYSVLFPELKKLQYPAFTHIVLSEPLSPEQYDAIGWKNRAGIEDARDLIHYYRLTADNRIAMGGGDVSIGYGADLDRDYNEKTFAHLRRHVTEVFPQLKGLRFTHQWGGPVSVTLDMAPVIGYLGQDRKAIFSVGCIGHGVSMTTLNGRTIAELITGHQTERTEMFFVGRKVFSWPPDLVSYGLARAVRGFMRMEDKVIYK, from the coding sequence ATGGCTGATTATCGGGAAAAAAGCTGGTGGCTGGAGACCCTGTCTGAGGACATCCACCCCAACGCGGCCCTGGCGCAAAAGGAAAAAGCGGATGTAGTTATCATCGGCGGCGGCTATACCGGTCTTTCAACCGCATACCATCTTAAAAAGTTTCAGCCGGATATGGATGTGCGCCTGCTTGAATCCGATATCTGCGGCTACGGCGCTTCAGGGCGGAACGGGGGCTTTTCCATGACCCTGTTCGGCCTTACCAAGGGGATTACCAAATTCCGTTTTGATGATGAAAAGGCCAAATCCGCCCATATCTATATGCAAAACGCGGTGGATTATCTGCATGAGGTGATTACCGGCAATCAGATAGACTGTGACTATGAACGCACCGGCTATCTGCTGGTGGGCACCAGCCCGGCCCAGGTTAAACGGGTGGAACATGATTTCAAGATCATGGAAGAATGGGGTCTTGGCGGGGTGGAGCGCTGGGACCGGGCCCGCCTGGCCGAGGAGTTTAACACCGACTACTACAAGCTGGGCTGGTTTGAACCCCGCTGCGGGATTTTAAACCCCGCCAAGCTGGCCCGGGGGCTGAAATGCCTCGCGGAAGATCAGGGCGTTATTATCTATGAAGATTCACCGGTAAAAAGTTTTAACCGAAAGACTGCCGGCGGATTCGTCGTTAAAACCAAAACCGGCGAAATCGAAAGCGAATACCTGGTTCTGGCGATCAACGCCTATTCGGTTCTTTTTCCGGAACTGAAAAAACTCCAGTATCCGGCGTTCACCCATATCGTGCTGTCAGAGCCCCTCAGCCCGGAGCAGTATGACGCCATCGGGTGGAAGAACCGGGCCGGTATCGAGGATGCCCGGGATTTGATCCATTATTACCGGCTGACCGCTGACAACCGCATTGCCATGGGCGGCGGGGATGTGTCCATCGGCTATGGCGCGGATCTGGACAGGGACTATAATGAAAAGACCTTTGCCCATCTCAGGCGGCATGTGACCGAGGTTTTTCCTCAGCTTAAAGGCCTGCGGTTCACCCATCAGTGGGGCGGCCCGGTGTCAGTGACCCTGGACATGGCGCCGGTTATCGGATACCTCGGGCAAGACCGGAAAGCCATTTTTTCCGTGGGCTGCATCGGCCACGGGGTTTCCATGACCACCTTGAACGGCCGCACAATTGCCGAGCTGATTACCGGCCATCAGACCGAGCGGACGGAGATGTTTTTTGTGGGCCGCAAGGTCTTTTCCTGGCCGCCGGATCTGGTCAGCTACGGCCTTGCCAGGGCTGTCAGGGGATTCATGCGGATGGAGGATAAGGTAATTTATAAATGA